One segment of Rosa chinensis cultivar Old Blush chromosome 6, RchiOBHm-V2, whole genome shotgun sequence DNA contains the following:
- the LOC112174495 gene encoding neutral ceramidase 2, protein MVLMKFKSNMKIKSKFPHTRTLLSLTVVAICVIKSVSCSSTTDDNGKYLIGVGSYDMTGPAAGVVMMGYANMGQTTAGVHFRLRARTFIVAESSQGPRFAFVNLDAGMASQLVNIKVLEKLKSRFGDLYTEENVAISGIHTHAGPGGYLQYFLYSISTLGFIQESFDVIVNAIVQSIVQAHHNLKPGSIYINQGDVENAGINRSPSAYLLNPAEERAQYPTNVDTLMTLLKFVDGASQQSIGAFSWFATHGTSMSKENKLISGDNKGAAARFFEDQFATTPIRAPFNSSSEPDIGELVKKAQTIKATGGQRCSKTSSQDCKVRKNDGSLFVGAFCQSNVGDVTPNVLGAFCTDTGRPCDFSTSSCNGNDLLCLGRGPGYPDEILSTKIIGERQFKKAADLFTSASEKLTGAIDYRHVYLDFTDIEVELEGNKKVKTCPAAVGAGFAAGTTDGPGVSGFQQGDTEIPEKYRKLRDALQKPSEYQVDCQEPKNVLLSTGEMFKPYAWAPAIVPIQMLRLGKLIILSVPGEFTTMAGRRLRDAVKETLISNSKGEFDENTHIVIAGLTNTYSQYIATFEEYTQQRYEAASTLYGPHTLSAYIQEFEKLAKAMAKGEKVISKGPSPPDLSSVQVEVLLGPFGDSPPPHTKFGDMKQDIIIPKSGSFRKRDLNRPNATFWSANPNYDLLTEGTYAVVEMLQGDNWVPVYDDDDFSVVFKWNRDDKGLYSAATIEWEIPIYANLGVYRLRHFGSSRKKKDSPITYFTGASSGFAVS, encoded by the exons ATGGTATTGATGAAATTTAAATCAAACATGAAGATCAAAAGCAAATTTCCTCACACAAGGACACTCTTATCACTTACTGTTGTTGCTATATGTGTTATAAAATCAGTGAGTTGTAGTTCTACTACTGATGATAATGGCAAGTATTTGATCGGAGTTGGAAGCTATGACATGACCGGACCGGCAGCCGGAGTGGTCATGATGGGTTACGCCAACATGGGCCAAACCACTGCGGGTGTACATTTCCGGCTAAGGGCAAGGACTTTCATCGTGGCCGAGAGCTCCCAAGGTCCAAGGTTTGCCTTTGTTAATCTTGATGCAGGGATGGCTTCACAACTCGTCAATATTAAAGTGCTCGAGAAACTCAAATCAAG GTTTGGCGATTTGTATACCGAAGAAAATGTGGCGATTAGTGGCATTCACACCCATGCAGGACCTGGAGGTTATTTGCAGTATTTTCTTTACTCTATATCAACACTAGGATTCATCCAAGAATCATTCGACGTCATTGTCAACGCAATTGTGCAAAGCATTGTTCAGGCTCATCATAACCTCAAGCCTGGTTCTATTTATATCAACCAAG GGGATGTGGAAAACGCCGGAATAAACAGGAGTCCAAGCGCTTATTTGCTAAACCCAGCAGAGGAGAGAGCACAGTATCCGACCAACGTTGATACCCTAATGACTCTTTTGAAGTTTGTGGATGGTGCCAGCCAACAGAGCATTGGAGCATTCAGCTGGTTTGCCACTCACGGAACCTCCATGAGCAAAGAGAATAAGCTCATCAGTGGAGACAACAAAGGTGCAGCTGCACGGTTCTTCGAGGACCAGTTTGCTACAACTCCCATCAGAGCACCCTTCAACTCCTCTAGCGAACCAG ATATTGGTGAGTTAGTAAAGAAGGCGCAGACAATCAAAGCAACAGGAGGGCAGCGCTGCAGTAAAACGAGCAGCCAAGACTGTAAGGTGAGGAAGAACGACGGGTCACTATTCGTGGGAGCTTTTTGCCAATCTAATGTTGGAGATGTGACCCCGAATGTGCTCGGAGCATTCTGCACTGATACCGGAAGACCTTGTGACTTCAGTACATCCTCATGTAATGGGAACGACCTGCTTTGCCTCGGCCGGGGACCTGG TTATCCTGATGAAATACTAAGCACCAAAATTATAGGGGAAAGACAGTTTAAGAAGGCAGCTGATCTATTTACATCGGCTTCAGAGAAATTAACCGGGGCTATTGATTACCGTCACGTGTACCTAGACTTTACGGATATTGAGGTTGAGCTAGAAGGAAACAAGAAGGTGAAAACATGTCCAGCAGCAGTTGGTGCTGGTTTTGCTGCTGGGACTACAGACGGACCTGGTGTCTCTGGGTTTCAACAAGGTGACACAGAG ATCCCTGAAAAATATAGAAAACTTAGGGACGCACTGCAAAAACCTAGCGAATATCAAGTGGACTGCCAAGAACCCAAGAATGTTCTGCTTTCCACCGGTGAAATGTTTAAACCTTACGCATGGGCG CCTGCAATTGTCCCTATACAAATGCTCAGATTGGGGAAACTCATCATACTTTCTGTCCCAGGAG AATTCACCACAATGGCGGGGAGGCGGCTAAGGGACGCAGTAAAGGAGACATTGATAAGTAACAGCAAGGGTGAATTTGATGAAAACACCCACATAGTAATAGCAGGCCTTACAAATACTTATTCCCAATATATAGCAACTTTTGAAGAGTACACACAACAGAGATATGAG GCTGCTTCCACTCTCTATGGTCCTCACACATTATCAGCATACATCCAAGAATTTGAGAAACTAGCCAAAGCAATGGCCAAGGGAGAAAAGGTCATTTCTAAAGGTCCCTCACCACCAGATCTTTCCTCTGTACAAGTCGAAGTCTTACTTGGACCTTTTGGAGATTCGCCTCCACCACATACAAAGTTTGGAGATATGAAACAAGATATCATTATACCAAAAAGTGGTTCATTCAGAAAGCGAGATTTGAATAGACCAAATGCCACATTTTGGAGTGCAAACCCAAACTATGACTTGTTGACAGAAGGCACATATGCTGTGGTAGAGATGCTTCAAGGGGATAACTGGGTTCCAGTTTACGATGATGATGATTTCTCCGTGGTTTTCAAGTGGAATAGAGATGATAAGGGATTATATAGTGCAGCAACCATAGAATGGGAAATACCAATTTATGCAAATTTGGGGGTGTACAGGCTCAGGCATTTTGGTTCATCAAGGAAAAAGAAGGACTCCCCCATCACCTACTTCACTGGTGCATCTAGTGGGTTTGCAGTGTCGTAA
- the LOC112170454 gene encoding dehydrin ERD14 yields the protein MAGEYNKSHEYETKAEEGGPVETQDRGLFDFLGKKKEEEKPIHQEQEEVIVTEFEKVKVSEAEPAYVDYSKPAEHGYHHEEHKEEEVEKKHETLSEKLRRSDSSSSSSSDEEGDDEEKRQKRKERKEKKGLTEKIKEKISGDKEEEKKHGYQQQDTEIPVEKFHEEHGHPYDHGPVVHHHEEPKVEPTAVYGEEEKKEDEKKGFLEKIKDKLPGHKKPEDGPVASPPPPEYENVEPAHHEGEVKEKKGLLEKIKEKIPGYHPKTEEEKEKEKEKEKPTGSY from the exons ATGGCTGGTGAGTACAACAAAAGCCACGAGTACGAGACCAAGGCCGAGGAGGGCGGTCCAGTTGAGACCCAGGATCGTGGGTTGTTTGATTTCttggggaagaagaaggaggaggagaagcctATTCATCAAGAACAGGAGGAGGTGATTGTCACCGAGTTCGAGAAAGTCAAGGTGTCTGAGGCTGAGCCAGCTTATGTAGACTACAGCAAACCTGCCGAGCATGGTTATCATCATGAGGAAcataaggaggaggaggtggagaaGAAGCACGAAACTCTATCCGAGAAGCTTCGCCGATCCGACAGCAGCTCTAGCTCG TCTAGCGACGAGGAAGGAGACGACGAAGAGAAAAGGCAGAAGAGGAAGGAGAGGAAGGAGAAGAAGGGACTGACGGAAAAGATCAAGGAGAAGATCTCCGGcgacaaagaagaagagaagaaacacGGCTACCAGCAGCAGGACACTGAGATCCCGGTCGAGAAGTTCCACGAGGAACACGGCCATCCCTACGATCACGGCCCAGTCGTCCACCACCATGAGGAGCCAAAAGTTGAACCAACAGCTGTGTAcggagaggaggagaagaaagaggACGAGAAGAAGGGTTTCCTTGAGAAGATCAAGGACAAGCTTCCCGGACACAAGAAGCCAGAGGATGGTCCAGTTGCGTCTCCACCACCGCCGGAGTATGAAAATGTTGAGCCTGCTCATCATGAAGGTGAGGTGAAGGAGAAAAAGGGTTTATTGGAGAAGATCAAGGAGAAGATTCCCGGGTACCATCCCAAGACTgaggaagagaaggagaaggaaaaggagaaagagaagccaacTGGTTCTTATTGA
- the LOC112174496 gene encoding alcohol dehydrogenase-like 7 isoform X1 — MAAMDEKLSSGNRGKPIRCRAAVSRKPGEPLVMEEIMVAPPMPHEVRVRIVYTSLCHSDITFWKMKDFPGVFPRILGHEAIGVVESVGEDVTEVAEGDTVIPTLISDCGECVDCRSTKSNLCSKLPFKISPFMPRHETSRFTDLNGEVIHHFVSVSSFSEYTVVDIAHLTKIDSAIPLTKAAGLLGCGVSTGVGAAWRTANVEPGSTVAIFGLGSIGLAVAEGARLCGATRIIGVDVNQHKFEIGKKFGVTDFINPANCENKSVTEVMIEMTDGGADYCFECVGIASLVQQAYACCRKGWGKTIVLGVDQPGSQLTLPSYDVLHKGKTLMGSFFGGLKPKSDIPVLLNRYINKELQLDEFVTHEVTFEDINKAFDLLTEGKCLRCVICMNNQ; from the exons ATGGCCGCCATGGATGAGAAGTTGTCAAGTGGAAACAGAGGGAAGCCTATTCGATGCAGAG CTGCGGTCTCTCGCAAGCCAGGTGAGCCACTAGTGATGGAAGAGATCATGGTGGCGCCGCCAATGCCCCATGAAGTTCGCGTTCGGATTGTCTATACTTCTCTGTGTCACAGTGATATCACTTTTTGGAAaatgaag GACTTTCCTGGAGTCTTCCCTAGAATTCTCGGTCATGAAGCTATTGG GGTTGTGGAGAGTGTTGGGGAGGATGTGACTGAGGTAGCCGAAGGAGATACTGTCATCCCCACATTGATTTCGGATTGTGGAGAATGTGTAGATTGCAGATCAACAAAGAGCAATCTTTGTTCAAAACTTCCCTTCAAGATCTCACCTTTTATGCCAAGACATGAGACAAGCAGATTCACAGACCTCAATGGCGAGGTTATTCACCATTTTGTATCTGTATCTAGTTTTAGCGAGTATACAGTGGTGGACATAGCCCATCTCACAAAGATTGACTCTGCAATACCTTTAACCAAGGCTGCAGGCCTTCTAGGTTGTGGAGTATCAACAG GGGTTGGTGCTGCTTGGAGAACAGCAAATGTGGAGCCGGGATCAACTGTGGCTATATTTGGGCTTGGTTCAATTGGATTGGCT GTGGCAGAAGGTGCAAGACTATGTGGAGCTACTAGAATTATCGGGGTGGATGTTAACCAACACAAATTTGAAATTG GAAAAAAGTTTGGAGTCACTGACTTCATCAACCCTGCAAATTGTGAGAATAAATCTGTTACAGAG GTGATGATTGAGATGACTGACGGGGGTGCAGATTATTGCTTTGAATGTGTTGGAATTGCATCACTGGTGCAACAAGCTTATGCTTGCTGCCGGaag GGTTGGGGAAAAACAATTGTATTGGGTGTGGACCAGCCAGGGTCACAGTTGACCCTTCCCTCATACGATGTGCTTCATAAGGGTAAAACCCTCATGGGATCCTTCTTTGGAGGACTCAAACCTAAGTCGGATATCCCTGTGCTCCTGAATCGCTACATCAACAAG GAACTACAACTAGATGAGTTTGTAACACATGAGGTGACATTTGAAGACATCAACAAAGCTTTTGATTTGCTCACTGAAGGGAAATGTCTCCGTTGTGTAATCTGTATGAACAATCAGTAA
- the LOC112170141 gene encoding lysine-specific histone demethylase 1 homolog 1: protein MEAADQPQNPYDNQNDVVSGDSSPETDLTRSSSPQENNQNDSQNQSSENPSAPPQAPISDSQDDSSEPIPEDTPNEPPQNPAGPGPAETTSLPAKRRRRRKKFFTELIGTPSMAKSRRTDLNKEVDTEALIALSVGFPVDSLTEEEIEANVVPTIGGVEQANYIVVRNHILSRWRSNVSFWLTRELALESIRLEHKGLVDKAYNFLVEHGYINFGLAPAIKEVKLRSFDGSERGNVVIVGAGLAGLVAARQLVFLGFKVVVLEGRSRPGGRVKTKKMKGEGLEAAADLGGSVLTGINGNPLGVLARQLELPLHKVRDLCPLYLPDGKSVNSEIDDRIEASFNKLLDRVCKLRHAMIEEVKSVDVPLGTALEAFRRVCNVAQDPQERMLLDWHLANLEYANATLMSNLSMAYWDQDDPYEMGGDHCFIPGGNETFVRALAEGLPIFYDRTVESIRYGTDGVLVYANGQEFRGDMVLCTVPLGVLKKGSIEFVPELPQRKRDAIQSLGFGLLNKVAILFPYNFWGGDIDTFGHLTEDPCMRGEFFLFYSYSSVSGGPLLVALVAGDAAIKFELMSPVESVNRVLEILRGIFHPKGIAVPEPIQAVCTRWGKDDFAYGSYSYVAVGSSGDDYDILAESIGDGRVFFAGEATNKQYPATMHGALLSGMREAANMLRVAKRRSIIPSQKFNNASEDNEDLDKLFDTPDLTFGSFSVLFDPRSSDPDSTSLFRVKLGGEKLDMGCFSLYGLILKKHAFKLRDVEGDGNRMTMLNFEFGVRLVGRKGLSGVAESLITCIRLAKSGMKQ from the coding sequence ATGGAAGCAGCGGACCAACCCCAAAACCCTTACGAtaaccaaaacgacgtcgtctcCGGCGATTCCTCGCCGGAAACTGACCTCACCCGCTCATCGAGCCCTCAGGAAAACAACCAAAACGATTCACAGAACCAGTCCTCGGAAAACCCGTCGGCACCACCGCAAGCGCCCATTTCGGACTCTCAAGATGACTCCTCCGAACCCATCCCTGAAGACACCCCTAATGAACCGCCTCAAAACCCCGCCGGACCGGGTCCAGCAGAGACCACCAGCCTTCCGGCGAAACGACGCCGTCGCAGGAAGAAGTTTTTCACGGAGCTGATCGGCACTCCGTCGATGGCCAAGAGCCGCCGGACCGACCTCAACAAAGAGGTCGACACCGAAGCCCTGATCGCACTCTCGGTGGGGTTTCCGGTAGACTCGCTCACCGAGGAGGAGATCGAGGCCAACGTGGTCCCCACCATCGGCGGAGTTGAGCAGGCCAACTATATCGTCGTCCGGAACCACATTCTGTCCAGGTGGCGGTCCAATGTTTCGTTCTGGTTGACCAGAGAGCTGGCTCTGGAGTCGATTCGGCTGGAGCATAAAGGATTGGTCGACAAAGCTTACAATTTTCTGGTGGAGCACGGCTACATCAACTTCGGGCTAGCTCCGGCGATTAAAGAAGTGAAATTGAGGTCGTTTGATGGGTCGGAGAGGGGCAATGTGGTAATTGTGGGAGCTGGTTTGGCCGGTTTGGTGGCGGCCAGGCAGTTGGTGTTTTTGGGGTTCAAAGTTGTGGTATTGGAAGGCAGGAGTAGGCCTGGAGGGAGAGTGAAGACGAAGAAAATGAAAGGGGAGGGATTGGAGGCTGCAGCTGATCTCGGTGGGAGTGTCCTCACCGGAATAAATGGGAACCCACTAGGGGTTTTGGCTCGGCAATTGGAGCTGCCTCTTCATAAGGTGAGGGATCTTTGCCCTCTTTATTTACCAGATGGAAAATCTGTGAATTCTGAAATTGATGATAGAATAGAGGCTTCTTTTAATAAATTGTTAGATAGAGTTTGTAAGCTTAGACATGCAATGATTGAGGAAGTTAAGTCCGTAGATGTTCCGTTAGGGACTGCACTGGAAGCTTTTCGAAGAGTGTGTAATGTGGCTCAGGATCCGCAGGAGAGAATGCTCTTGGATTGGCATCTTGCTAATTTGGAATATGCAAATGCCACCTTGATGTCTAATTTGTCAATGGCGTATTGGGATCAGGATGATCCCTATGAGATGGGTGGTGACCATTGTTTTATTCCCGGAGGCAATGAGACCTTTGTGCGAGCCCTTGCAGAGGGCCTTCCAATTTTCTATGACAGGACTGTGGAAAGTATTAGGTATGGAACTGATGGGGTTTTGGTTTATGCAAATGGCCAGGAGTTTCGAGGGGACATGGTTCTTTGCACTGTGCCATTAGGTGTGCTTAAGAAGGGGTCAATTGAATTTGTCCCAGAGCTGCCACAAAGGAAGAGAGATGCAATTCAGAGTTTGGGATTTGGATTGTTGAATAAGGTTGCCATATTgtttccttataacttttggggTGGAGACATTGATACTTTTGGGCATTTGACTGAGGATCCGTGTATGAGAGGAGAGTTCTTTCTGTTTTATAGCTATTCTTCTGTGTCAGGAGGCCCTCTTCTAGTTGCGCTTGTTGCAGGAGATGCTGCCATTAAGTTTGAGCTGATGTCTCCCGTCGAATCTGTGAATAGGGTGTTGGAGATACTGAGGGGCATTTTCCACCCGAAAGGTATTGCTGTTCCGGAACCTATTCAGGCAGTGTGCACTCGGTGGGGGAAGGATGACTTTGCATACGGGTCATATTCATATGTTGCAGTAGGTTCTTCAGGAGATGATTACGATATTCTAGCAGAGAGCATTGGGGATGGGAGAGTATTCTTTGCTGGAGAGGCCACTAACAAGCAGTATCCGGCAACAATGCATGGAGCTTTGCTCAGTGGGATGAGAGAGGCTGCTAACATGTTGAGAGTAGCTAAAAGGAGGTCAATAATCCCCTCACAGAAATTTAATAATGCTTCCGAGGACAATGAGGATTTGGATAAATTATTTGACACCCCTGACTTAACATTTGGGAGCTTCTCCGTTTTGTTCGATCCCAGGTCATCGGATCCTGATTCTACATCCCTGTTTAGGGTTAAACTCGGAGGGGAAAAGTTGGACATGGGATGTTTCAGTTTGTATGGCTTAATATTAAAGAAGCATGCCTTCAAGCTGAGAGATGTAGAAGGTGATGGGAACAGGATGACAATGTTGAATTTTGAATTCGGAGTGAGGCTGGTTGGGAGAAAAGGTCTGAGTGGTGTTGCGGAATCTCTGATCACCTGCATTAGATTAGCAAAATCAGGTATGAAACAGTAG
- the LOC112170146 gene encoding uncharacterized protein LOC112170146, giving the protein MITRSNLADQLREYQIRSKHDWASVSFFSSTSNHTLSRVDVVLFVIWELVILAFLVFSAVSLYFRHMRLAFILVCIAMLLLLCIKVTRQVKLARKKKRRMLLPLSM; this is encoded by the exons ATGATAACGCGATCGAATCTGGCAGATCAGTTGCGAGAGTATCAGATTCGATCGAAGCATGACTGGGCCTCCGtctctttcttctcctccaccTCTAACCACACTTTGTCAAG GGTAGATGTTGTGCTCTTTGTAATATGGGAATTGGTAATTCTAGCTTTCCTGGTGTTTTCAGCAGTTTCGTTGTACTTTAGGCATATGCGACTTGCTTTCATCCTAGTATGTATCGcgatgcttttgcttttgtgCATAAAAGTTACTAGGCAAGTGAAGTTGGCTAGGAAAAAGAAACGAAGGATGCTTCTTCCATTATCTATGTAA
- the LOC112170145 gene encoding lysine histidine transporter-like 8, whose translation MSSEVTEVKSNSMTARRAADSEIEAAAADMSSPAGQQKTPKSPFASRFMSTPLASPMKKAIVSMQGYLEEVGHFTKLDPQDSWLPITESRNGNAYYSAFHTLSSGIGVQALLLPLSFTVLGWAWGIICLLVAFMWQLYTLWLLIQLHESQSGMRYSRYLRLSMAAFGEKLGKLLALFPIMYLSGGTCVTLIMIGGGTMKIFYQIVSGNNTSSLTILEWYLVFTGMAIVLAQLPNLNSIAGVSLIGAITAITYCTLIWIVSITIDRPAGVNYDYPVLPPQAKSDPAASVFSILNALGITVFAFRGHNLVLEIQGTMPSSTKSPSCLPMWKGVKFAYLIIAMCLFPLAIGGYWAYGNLIPSNGGMLNALNEYHGHDTSKFVLGFTSLLVVVNCLTSFQIYAMPVFDNLEFRYTSCMNKPCPRWLRAGFRILFGCFACFIAVALPFLPSLAGLIGGVAVPITLAYPCFMWVLIKKPPKHIAIFNWVLGSLGIVLSILIVTGAIWNIVTIGIEVHFFKPE comes from the exons ATGAGTAGTGAGGTGACGGAAGTGAAATCGAACTCAATGACGGCAAGGAGGGCAGCAGATTCAGAAATCGAAGCTGCGGCAGCCGATATGTCAAGCCCAGCTGGTCAGCAAAAAACGCCTAAGAGCCCTTTTGCTTCGCGTTTTATGAGTACTCCTCTTGCCAGCCCCATGAAAAAGGCCATTGTAAGCATGCAAGGCTACTTGGAAGAAGTTGGACACTTTACCAAGCTCGATCCTCAAGACTCCTGGCTACCCATCACCGAGTCGAGAAATGGTAATGCCTACTACTCGGCGTTTCACACGCTCAGTTCCGGAATCGGAGTTCAAGCCCTCCTCCTTCCGCTGTCTTTCACTGTTCTCGGTTG GGCATGGGGAATCATATGCCTCTTAGTGGCTTTCATGTGGCAGTTGTATACTCTGTGGTTACTGATACAGCTCCATGAATCGCAATCTGGGATGCGCTACAGTCGATACCTCCGCCTTTCCATGGCCGCTTTTG GTGAGAAACTAGGGAAGTTGCTGGCGCTGTTTCCAATCATGTACCTCTCCGGTGGCACGTGTGTGACCCTGATCATGATTGGTGGTGGAACCATGAAGATTTTTTACCAAATCGTTAGCGGTAATAATACAAGTTCTTTGACCATCCTGGAGTGGTACTTGGTGTTCACCGGCATGGCCATTGTTCTTGCTCAGCTTCCTAACCTCAACTCCATTGCCGGGGTTTCGCTAATCGGAGCAATCACTGCTATAACTTACTGCACTCTCATTTGGATTGTTTCCATTACCATAGATAGGCCAGCGGGTGTTAACTATGACTATCCAGTTCTTCCTCCCCAAGCAAAATCTGATCCAGCTGCTTCGGTTTTTAGTATTCTCAATGCGCTTGGGATCACTGTCTTTGCATTTAGAGGCCACAATCTTGTGCTCGAAATACAG GGGACTATGCCTTCAAGCACAAAGAGCCCGTCGTGTTTGCCAATGTGGAAAGGGGTGAAGTTTGCGTATCTCATCATCGCAATGTGCTTATTTCCCCTTGCAATTGGCGGCTACTGGGCATATGGAAATTTG ATACCATCAAACGGAGGAATGTTAAATGCCTTGAACGAGTATCATGGACACGATACGTCAAAATTTGTGTTAGGTTTTACGAGCCTGCTGGTTGTGGTTAACTGCCTAACCTCGTTTCAAATATATGCAATGCCGGTGTTTGACAATCTGGAATTCAGATATACTAGCTGCATGAACAAACCTTGTCCACGGTGGCTCCGCGCAGGGTTCAGGATTTTGTTTGGCTGCTTCGCCTGTTTTATTGCAGTGGCACTACCCTTCTTGCCAAGCTTGGCAGGGTTGATTGGAGGAGTTGCAGTACCAATCACATTAGCATATCCATGTTTCATGTGGGTACTTATAAAAAAACCTCCTAAACATATCGCAATTTTCAATTGGGTACTGGGATCCTTGGGGATAGTCCTTAGTATCTTGATTGTCACCGGAGCAATTTGGAATATAGTGACCATCGGAATAGAAGTTCACTTCTTCAAGCCTGAATAA
- the LOC112174496 gene encoding alcohol dehydrogenase-like 7 isoform X2, translated as MRSCQVETEGSLFDAEDFPGVFPRILGHEAIGVVESVGEDVTEVAEGDTVIPTLISDCGECVDCRSTKSNLCSKLPFKISPFMPRHETSRFTDLNGEVIHHFVSVSSFSEYTVVDIAHLTKIDSAIPLTKAAGLLGCGVSTGVGAAWRTANVEPGSTVAIFGLGSIGLAVAEGARLCGATRIIGVDVNQHKFEIGKKFGVTDFINPANCENKSVTEVMIEMTDGGADYCFECVGIASLVQQAYACCRKGWGKTIVLGVDQPGSQLTLPSYDVLHKGKTLMGSFFGGLKPKSDIPVLLNRYINKELQLDEFVTHEVTFEDINKAFDLLTEGKCLRCVICMNNQ; from the exons ATGAGAAGTTGTCAAGTGGAAACAGAGGGAAGCCTATTCGATGCAGAG GACTTTCCTGGAGTCTTCCCTAGAATTCTCGGTCATGAAGCTATTGG GGTTGTGGAGAGTGTTGGGGAGGATGTGACTGAGGTAGCCGAAGGAGATACTGTCATCCCCACATTGATTTCGGATTGTGGAGAATGTGTAGATTGCAGATCAACAAAGAGCAATCTTTGTTCAAAACTTCCCTTCAAGATCTCACCTTTTATGCCAAGACATGAGACAAGCAGATTCACAGACCTCAATGGCGAGGTTATTCACCATTTTGTATCTGTATCTAGTTTTAGCGAGTATACAGTGGTGGACATAGCCCATCTCACAAAGATTGACTCTGCAATACCTTTAACCAAGGCTGCAGGCCTTCTAGGTTGTGGAGTATCAACAG GGGTTGGTGCTGCTTGGAGAACAGCAAATGTGGAGCCGGGATCAACTGTGGCTATATTTGGGCTTGGTTCAATTGGATTGGCT GTGGCAGAAGGTGCAAGACTATGTGGAGCTACTAGAATTATCGGGGTGGATGTTAACCAACACAAATTTGAAATTG GAAAAAAGTTTGGAGTCACTGACTTCATCAACCCTGCAAATTGTGAGAATAAATCTGTTACAGAG GTGATGATTGAGATGACTGACGGGGGTGCAGATTATTGCTTTGAATGTGTTGGAATTGCATCACTGGTGCAACAAGCTTATGCTTGCTGCCGGaag GGTTGGGGAAAAACAATTGTATTGGGTGTGGACCAGCCAGGGTCACAGTTGACCCTTCCCTCATACGATGTGCTTCATAAGGGTAAAACCCTCATGGGATCCTTCTTTGGAGGACTCAAACCTAAGTCGGATATCCCTGTGCTCCTGAATCGCTACATCAACAAG GAACTACAACTAGATGAGTTTGTAACACATGAGGTGACATTTGAAGACATCAACAAAGCTTTTGATTTGCTCACTGAAGGGAAATGTCTCCGTTGTGTAATCTGTATGAACAATCAGTAA
- the LOC112174496 gene encoding alcohol dehydrogenase-like 7 isoform X3, which produces MSIEDLWSMVMPCRVVESVGEDVTEVAEGDTVIPTLISDCGECVDCRSTKSNLCSKLPFKISPFMPRHETSRFTDLNGEVIHHFVSVSSFSEYTVVDIAHLTKIDSAIPLTKAAGLLGCGVSTGVGAAWRTANVEPGSTVAIFGLGSIGLAVAEGARLCGATRIIGVDVNQHKFEIGKKFGVTDFINPANCENKSVTEVMIEMTDGGADYCFECVGIASLVQQAYACCRKGWGKTIVLGVDQPGSQLTLPSYDVLHKGKTLMGSFFGGLKPKSDIPVLLNRYINKELQLDEFVTHEVTFEDINKAFDLLTEGKCLRCVICMNNQ; this is translated from the exons ATGAGCATTGAAGATCTATGGTCAATGGTGATGCCATGTAGGGTTGTGGAGAGTGTTGGGGAGGATGTGACTGAGGTAGCCGAAGGAGATACTGTCATCCCCACATTGATTTCGGATTGTGGAGAATGTGTAGATTGCAGATCAACAAAGAGCAATCTTTGTTCAAAACTTCCCTTCAAGATCTCACCTTTTATGCCAAGACATGAGACAAGCAGATTCACAGACCTCAATGGCGAGGTTATTCACCATTTTGTATCTGTATCTAGTTTTAGCGAGTATACAGTGGTGGACATAGCCCATCTCACAAAGATTGACTCTGCAATACCTTTAACCAAGGCTGCAGGCCTTCTAGGTTGTGGAGTATCAACAG GGGTTGGTGCTGCTTGGAGAACAGCAAATGTGGAGCCGGGATCAACTGTGGCTATATTTGGGCTTGGTTCAATTGGATTGGCT GTGGCAGAAGGTGCAAGACTATGTGGAGCTACTAGAATTATCGGGGTGGATGTTAACCAACACAAATTTGAAATTG GAAAAAAGTTTGGAGTCACTGACTTCATCAACCCTGCAAATTGTGAGAATAAATCTGTTACAGAG GTGATGATTGAGATGACTGACGGGGGTGCAGATTATTGCTTTGAATGTGTTGGAATTGCATCACTGGTGCAACAAGCTTATGCTTGCTGCCGGaag GGTTGGGGAAAAACAATTGTATTGGGTGTGGACCAGCCAGGGTCACAGTTGACCCTTCCCTCATACGATGTGCTTCATAAGGGTAAAACCCTCATGGGATCCTTCTTTGGAGGACTCAAACCTAAGTCGGATATCCCTGTGCTCCTGAATCGCTACATCAACAAG GAACTACAACTAGATGAGTTTGTAACACATGAGGTGACATTTGAAGACATCAACAAAGCTTTTGATTTGCTCACTGAAGGGAAATGTCTCCGTTGTGTAATCTGTATGAACAATCAGTAA